Proteins encoded by one window of Conger conger chromosome 1, fConCon1.1, whole genome shotgun sequence:
- the ppp2r5ca gene encoding serine/threonine-protein phosphatase 2A 56 kDa regulatory subunit gamma isoform isoform X3, translating into MLTCNTAGSRMVMDAPNSNGPFQPLSLMHFRDVAPAEQEKLFVQKLRQCCVLFDFVADPLSDLKWKEVKRAALSEMVEYITHNRNVITEPIYPEVVHMFAVNMFRTLPPSSNPTGAEFDPEEDEPTLEAAWPHLQLVYEFFLRFLESPDFQPNIAKKYIDQKFVMQLLELFDSEDPRERDFLKTTLHRIYGKFLGLRAYIRKQINNIFYRFIYETEHHNGIAELLEILGSIINGFALPLKEEHKIFLLKVLLPLHKVKSLSVYHPQLAYCVVQFLEKDSTLTEPVVMALLKYWPKTHSPKEVMFLNELEEILDVIEPSEFVKVMEPLFRQLAKCVSSPHFQVAERALYYWNNEYIMSLISDNAAKILPIMFPALYRNSKTHWNKTIHGLIYNALKLFMEMNQKLFDDCTQQFRAEKNKEKAKSKEREEAWIKIENLAKSNPQFLMYVDSSGLNSPVEMETDGPLIEDVQMLKKTVEEEATQLQRDQRKERPLVRRKSELPQDIYTVKALESHRRAEEMLTAHDGH; encoded by the exons ATGTCGCTCCTGCGGAGCAAGAAAAGCTGTTCGTGCAGAAGCTgcggcagtgctgtgtgttgttcGACTTCGTAGCCGACCCCCTCAGCGACCTGAAATGGAAGGAGGTGAAGAGGGCGGCTCTGAGCGAGATGGTGGAGTACATCACCCACAACCGCAACGTCATCACAGAGCCCATCTACCCGGAGGTGGTGCACATG TTTGCAGTGAACATGTTCCGCACGTTGCCACCGTCGTCCAACCCCACAGGAGCTGAGTTCGATCCCGAGGAGGACGAGCCCACGCTTGAAGCGGCTTGGCCGCATCTACAG cTTGTCTATGAATTTTTCCTTAGGTTTTTAGAGTCACCTGACTTTCAACCAAATATAGCTAAGAAGTACATCGACCAGAAATTTGTGATGCAG CTTTTAGAACTGTTTGACAGTGAAGATCCTCGGGAGAGAGACTTCCTGAAAACCACTCTGCACCGGATTTATGGAAAATTTCTGGGGCTACGAGCATACATCAGAAAGCagattaataatatattttatag ATTCATTTATGAAACTGAACATCATAATGGAATAGCTGAATTACTGGAGATACTGGGAAG TATCATCAATGGGTTTGCCTTACCATTAAAAGAAGAGCACAAGATTTTCCTGTTGAAGGTTTTGCTGCCTTTGCACAAAGTCAAGTCACTTAGTGTCTATCACCCACAG CTGGCATACTGTGTGGTGCAATTTCTAGAGAAGGACAGCACTCTCACTGAACCA GTGGTTATGGCTCTTCTCAAATACTGGCCAAAGACCCACAGTCCAAAGGAGGTGATGTTCCTGAACGAGCTGGAGGAGATCCTGGACGTGATCGAGCCGTCAGAGTTTGTGAAGGTCATGGAGCCGCTGTTCAGGCAGCTGGCCAAGTGCGTCTCCAGCCCACACTTCCAG GTTGCAGAAAGAGCGCTGTACTACTGGAACAACGAGTACATAATGAGCCTCATAAGCGACAACGCAGCCAAGATCCTCCCCATCATGTTCCCAGCACTATACCGCAACTCCAAAACCCACTGGAACAA aaCCATACACGGGCTCATCTACAATGCTCTGAAGCTCTTCATGGAGATGAACCAGAAGCTCTTCGACGACTGCACACAGCAGTTCAGGGCGGAGAAGAACAA AGAGAAGGCGAAATCGAAAGAACGGGAGGAGGCCTGGATCAAGATAGAGAATCTAGCCAAATCAAAcccacag TTCCTTATGTATGTTGATTCCTCTGGCCTCAATAGTCCAGTAGAAATGGAGACAGATGGTCCATTGATAGAAGATGTTCAGATGTTAAAAAAGACTGTAGAGGAAGAAGCGACTCAG CTGCAGAGAGACCAGCGGAAAGAGCGCCCTCTAGTGCGACGCAAGTCCGAGCTGCCTCAGGATATCTACACCGTCAAAGCCTTGGAGTCCCACCGTCGCGCCGAAGAAATGCTGACCGCGCACGACGGCCATTAG
- the ppp2r5ca gene encoding serine/threonine-protein phosphatase 2A 56 kDa regulatory subunit gamma isoform isoform X5: MLTCNTAGSRMVMDAPNSNGPFQPLSLMHFRDVAPAEQEKLFVQKLRQCCVLFDFVADPLSDLKWKEVKRAALSEMVEYITHNRNVITEPIYPEVVHMFAVNMFRTLPPSSNPTGAEFDPEEDEPTLEAAWPHLQLVYEFFLRFLESPDFQPNIAKKYIDQKFVMQLLELFDSEDPRERDFLKTTLHRIYGKFLGLRAYIRKQINNIFYRFIYETEHHNGIAELLEILGSIINGFALPLKEEHKIFLLKVLLPLHKVKSLSVYHPQLAYCVVQFLEKDSTLTEPVVMALLKYWPKTHSPKEVMFLNELEEILDVIEPSEFVKVMEPLFRQLAKCVSSPHFQVAERALYYWNNEYIMSLISDNAAKILPIMFPALYRNSKTHWNKTIHGLIYNALKLFMEMNQKLFDDCTQQFRAEKNKEKAKSKEREEAWIKIENLAKSNPQLQRDQRKERPLVRRKSELPQDIYTVKALESHRRAEEMLTAHDGH, translated from the exons ATGTCGCTCCTGCGGAGCAAGAAAAGCTGTTCGTGCAGAAGCTgcggcagtgctgtgtgttgttcGACTTCGTAGCCGACCCCCTCAGCGACCTGAAATGGAAGGAGGTGAAGAGGGCGGCTCTGAGCGAGATGGTGGAGTACATCACCCACAACCGCAACGTCATCACAGAGCCCATCTACCCGGAGGTGGTGCACATG TTTGCAGTGAACATGTTCCGCACGTTGCCACCGTCGTCCAACCCCACAGGAGCTGAGTTCGATCCCGAGGAGGACGAGCCCACGCTTGAAGCGGCTTGGCCGCATCTACAG cTTGTCTATGAATTTTTCCTTAGGTTTTTAGAGTCACCTGACTTTCAACCAAATATAGCTAAGAAGTACATCGACCAGAAATTTGTGATGCAG CTTTTAGAACTGTTTGACAGTGAAGATCCTCGGGAGAGAGACTTCCTGAAAACCACTCTGCACCGGATTTATGGAAAATTTCTGGGGCTACGAGCATACATCAGAAAGCagattaataatatattttatag ATTCATTTATGAAACTGAACATCATAATGGAATAGCTGAATTACTGGAGATACTGGGAAG TATCATCAATGGGTTTGCCTTACCATTAAAAGAAGAGCACAAGATTTTCCTGTTGAAGGTTTTGCTGCCTTTGCACAAAGTCAAGTCACTTAGTGTCTATCACCCACAG CTGGCATACTGTGTGGTGCAATTTCTAGAGAAGGACAGCACTCTCACTGAACCA GTGGTTATGGCTCTTCTCAAATACTGGCCAAAGACCCACAGTCCAAAGGAGGTGATGTTCCTGAACGAGCTGGAGGAGATCCTGGACGTGATCGAGCCGTCAGAGTTTGTGAAGGTCATGGAGCCGCTGTTCAGGCAGCTGGCCAAGTGCGTCTCCAGCCCACACTTCCAG GTTGCAGAAAGAGCGCTGTACTACTGGAACAACGAGTACATAATGAGCCTCATAAGCGACAACGCAGCCAAGATCCTCCCCATCATGTTCCCAGCACTATACCGCAACTCCAAAACCCACTGGAACAA aaCCATACACGGGCTCATCTACAATGCTCTGAAGCTCTTCATGGAGATGAACCAGAAGCTCTTCGACGACTGCACACAGCAGTTCAGGGCGGAGAAGAACAA AGAGAAGGCGAAATCGAAAGAACGGGAGGAGGCCTGGATCAAGATAGAGAATCTAGCCAAATCAAAcccacag CTGCAGAGAGACCAGCGGAAAGAGCGCCCTCTAGTGCGACGCAAGTCCGAGCTGCCTCAGGATATCTACACCGTCAAAGCCTTGGAGTCCCACCGTCGCGCCGAAGAAATGCTGACCGCGCACGACGGCCATTAG